In one window of Sardina pilchardus chromosome 23, fSarPil1.1, whole genome shotgun sequence DNA:
- the LOC134071427 gene encoding kidney mitochondrial carrier protein 1: protein MSNGNWKPFIFGGLASVTAECGTFPIDLTKTRLQVQGQVCDSKYKEIRYRGMLHAMGRICKEEGLRAMYSGISPAMLRQASYGTIKIGTYQSFKRLLVDSPDDETLLTNVMCGVLSGVISSSIANPTDVLKIRMQAQGNLIQGSMIGNFINIYQQEGTRGLWRGVSLTAQRAAIVVGVELPVYDITKKHLILSGHMGDTVYTHFLSSFACGLAGALASNPIDVVRTRMMNQRAVLDGSCGGYKGTLDCLLQTWRSEGFLALYKGFFPNWLRLGPWNIIFFLTYEQLKKIDV from the exons ATGTCGAACGGGAACTGGAAACCATTCATCTTCGGGGGATTAGCCTCGGTTACGGCTGAATGTG GCACGTTTCCAATTGACTTGACCAAAACCCGGCTTCAAGTCCAGGGTCAAGTCTGCGATAGCAAATACAAAGAGATCCGCTACCGAGGAATGTTGCACGCGATGGGCCGAATATGCAAGGAGGAAGGTCTTCGAGCTATGTATTCTGG AATTTCACCGGCAATGTTACGACAAGCCTCCTACGGCACGATTAAGATTGGTACATACCAGAGTTTCAAAAGGCTGCTGGTGGACAGTCCAGACG ATGAGACACTGCTGACTAACGTGATGTGTGGTGTCCTCTCGGgtgtcatctcctcctccattgcCAACCCTACTGATGTCCTGAAG ATTCGGATGCAGGCTCAGGGAAATCTCATTCAGGGAAGCATGATTGGAAACTTCATTAACATCTATCAGCAGGAGGGAACAAGGGGCCTGTGGAGG ggggtGTCCCTCACTGCCCAGAGAGCTGCGATTGTGGTGGGCGTCGAGCTTCCTGTCTATGACATCACCAAGAAGCACCTGATTCTCTCTGGCCACATGGGGGACACAGTGTATACCCACTTCCT GTCCAGTTTTGCGTGCGGCCTGGCAGGAGCGCTGGCGTCCAACCCCATCGACGTGGTGCGCACCCGCATGATGAACCAGCGGGCAGTGCTGGACGGCTCGTGTGGAGGCTACAAGGGCACGCTGGACTGCCTGCTGCAG ACATGGCGATCAGAGGGGTTCCTGGCTCTCTACAAGGGCTTCTTTCCAAACTGGCTGCGACTGGGACCATGGAACATCATT TTCTTCCTCACCTACGAGCAGCTGAAAAAGATTGACGTGTAA